A portion of the Acipenser ruthenus chromosome 38, fAciRut3.2 maternal haplotype, whole genome shotgun sequence genome contains these proteins:
- the LOC117433649 gene encoding chemerin-like receptor 1: MEMETDNQTEYYYEYEYEEEIDLESLHILSIVLYSIAFILGTSGNGLVIWITGFKMKTSVNTIWFLNLAMADFIFTFFLPLSIAYTAMGFIWSFGWFLCKLNSFIMVLTMYSSVFILTAISIDRCLSVVAAVWAQNHRTPRKAWFTCLILWALAGVFSSPYLKFRDVIKINETIQRCSYSFGNGTAMHAYTHKALTITRFLFAFLLPTIVIISCYTAIGYRYSTIHRKRSFKPFKVIVAVIVTFFICWIPFHIFQILELKATSEGSSLKVVHVGMPVATSIAFFNSCLNPILYVCMCQDFKEKLKKSFLKVFENAFIEETTLYHLSSRRSTVQMESLVGGQKIDGINPEPK; encoded by the coding sequence ATGGAGATGGAGACCGACAATCAAACAGAATATTATTATGAATATGAGTATGAAGAGGAGATTGATCTGGAATCGCTACACATCCTCTCCATTGTGCTTTACTCAATTGCCTTCATTCTGGGAACGTCAGGAAATGGCCTGGTCATCTGGATTACCGGTTTCAAAATGAAGACGTCTGTCAACACCATTTGGTTTCTAAATCTGGCCATGGCTGATTTCATCTTCACCTTCTTCCTGCCTCTCAGCATTGCCTACACTGCCATGGGCTTCATATGGTCCTTTGGCTGGTTTCTGTGCAAACTCAACTCCTTCATAATGGTCCTGACGATGTACAGCAGTGTCTTCATCCTGACAGCCATCAGCATTGACCGCTGCCTCTCAGTAGTGGCTGCCGTTTGGGCGCAAAACCACCGCACGCCCAGGAAGGCTTGGTTCACTTGTCTGATACTATGGGCATTGGCTGGGGTATTTAGCTCTCCATATTTGAAGTTCCGGGATGTGATCAAAATCAATGAAACAATACAAAGGTGTTCCTACAGCTTTGGCAATGGTACAGCtatgcatgcatacacacataAGGCTCTGACCATTACACGTTTCCTATTTGCTTTCCTGCTTCCCACAATCGTCATCATCTCTTGCTACACTGCCATCGGTTACAGATACAGCACCATCCATCGCAAGAGATCCTTCAAACCCTTCAAGGTGATTGTTGCAGTCATTGTGACCTTTTTCATCTGTTGGATTCCCTTCCACATCTTCCAGATACTGGAGTTAAAAGCAACGAGTGAAGGGTCTTCCCTTAAGGTGGTCCACGTTGGGATGCCTGTTGCCACCAGCATTGCTTTCTTCAACAGCTGTCTTAACCCCATCCTTTATGTCTGCATGTGCCAGGACTTTAAGGAGAAGCTAAAGAAGTCCTTCCTTAAGGTGTTTGAGAACGCCTTTATTGAAGAGACAACACTGTACCACCTGAGCAGCCGTCGATCCACTGTCCAAATGGAGTCTTTAGTTGGGGGGCAGAAGATTGATGGGATCAATCCTGAACCAAAGTGA
- the LOC117433913 gene encoding myelin-associated glycoprotein-like isoform X3 yields MLWFQKLLLQCAFLEGLDGMVNILTVICFSFVYNTRNWAKIPTHVSALKGSCVVIPCLFNFSRFDEYAKDVLGMWQYENFGKYINHPNPLEVVSNFKGRTDLIGDLQKHNCTLKIDAVKVDDTGPFCFRFEVPEIDRASYINHMVLIHVKDSPDVPSINRLSDVKAGIDLAVTCSVPHTCPSNPPAITWSRTNATLTVHHKATGNAMWEVSSVLKFIPLASDHMNRLTCTAQYWGGQQANISVLLNVKYKPAILSESACTVDITGQVTCQCIVDSNPPPLIEWRVSDSILNESNTGLKSFSVNNSRGEQNTVTIGVLQGGVAFTANIFCSATNTLGKASLSFTRPMSDLFIYITISVVAAVLIIAIVAAVRRLRIKRSERKQQAPEIAFRNNYGNTQAFKVVEDIYENVDANIGPYKDYRTNRHK; encoded by the exons ATGTTATGGTTTCAAAAACTACTGCTGCAGTGTGCTTTTCTAGAAG GACTAGACGGCATGGTAAACATTCTGACTG tgatATGTTTCTCCTTTGTATACAATACTCGAAACTGGGCAAAAATACCAACACATGTATCAGCACTGAAAGGGTCCTGTGTCGTTATACCGTGTTTATTTAACTTTTCTCGTTTTGACGAATATGCTAAAGACGTGCTTGGCATGTGGCAATATGAGAATTTtggaaaatacataaatcaccCTAACCCTTTGGAAGTAGTGAGCAATTTTAAGGGACGTACAGACCTGATTGGAGATTTGCAAAAGCATAATTGCACTCTGAAGATTGATGCAGTGAAAGTCGACGACACTggtccattttgttttagattcgAAGTTCCAGAGATTGATCGGGCATCATATATAAATCATATGGTATTGATCCACGTTAAAG ATTCTCCAGATGTACCCTCAATAAATCGCTTGTCAGATGTCAAAGCCGGGATTGATTTAGCTGTGACTTGCTCGGTTCCTCACACTTGCCCATCAAACCCGCCTGCTATTACCTGGAGCCGCACCAATGCCACTTTGACAGTTCACCACAAAGCAACAGGGAATGCAATGTGGGAAGTGTCTTCAGTCCTCAAATTCATACCATTAGCGAGTGACCACATGAATCGCCTGACATGCACTGCCCAATACTGGGGAGGACAGCAAGCAAATATCTCTGTCTTGTTAAATGTcaaat ACAAGCCAGCGATTCTGTCGGAATCAGCCTGCACCGTTGACATCACAGGACAGGTGACTTGTCAGTGCATCGTGGATTCCAACCCCCCACCTTTGATTGAGTGGCGTGTTTCTGACAGCATCCTGAATGAGTCTAACACCGGTCTGAAATCGTTTTCCGTTAATAACAGCAGAGGAGAGCAGAACACAGTCACAATAGGAGTTCTGCAGGGAGGGGTGGCCTTCACAGCAAACATCTTCTGCTCTGCCACCAACACCCTGGGGAAAGCCTCACTGTCATTCACACGTCCAATGAGTG ATCTCTTCATATACATAACAATCTCTGTTGTGGCTGCTGTGTTGATTATAGCTATTGTGGCTGCAGTGAGACGACTGAGAATAAAGAGAAGCGA GAGGAAACAACAAGCCCCGGAAATTGCTTTCAGAAATAATTATGGAAATACTCAG gcatttaaAGTAGTTGAAGACATTTACGAGAATGTAGACGCCAACATTGGACCATACAAGGACTACAGAACGAATCGCCACAAATAG
- the LOC117434280 gene encoding chemerin-like receptor 1: protein MEDPAPSSSSSHLKRESNGSSQAEEVMHIVAAVVYTLIFLLGTTGNGLVIWITGFKMSRTVNSIWFLNLAIADFIFAALRPFAVVREAMRSHWPFGSTLCKVNGFVKYLNMYASVFILTTISIDRYVLVVHPVWSRNNRSTRKASIITIVVWIIATFFSVPYIFLRDAVMDSRDHNKTRCDFSFLDDSDDKRRINLALYVTRFTFGFLVPFVVITTCYVIICLKIKDRNWSNSNRPFIIIVATIVTFFVCWMPYHVFNFLKTTNLPKQFLKVGYRISTSIAYLNSCLNPLMYLFVGYSFRERGGVSLLSALKSVFADEPNQIKLNLSSESLRLTLRKMTGTFTSKE from the coding sequence ATGGAAGATCCTGCGCCCTCAAGCTCCTCATCCCACCTCAAAAGGGAATCCAACGGCTCTTCTCAAGCAGAGGAAGTGATGCACATCGTAGCCGCTGTTGTGTACACCCTCATCTTCCTGCTGGGCACCACCGGAAATGGCCTGGTCATCTGGATAACTGGTTTCAAGATGTCCCGAACAGTCAACTCCATCTGGTTTCTCAACCTGGCCATCGCCGATTTCATCTTTGCTGCCCTACGGCCTTTTGCAGTGGTGAGGGAAGCGATGAGGTCCCATTGGCCCTTTGGCTCAACTCTTTGCAAGGTCAACGGCTTTGTTAAGTACCTCAACATGTACGCCAGTGTCTTCATCCTGACAACTATCAGCATTGACCGCTATGTTTTGGTCGTCCATCCTGTTTGGTCGAGAAACAACCGGTCCACTAGAAAGGCCTCCATCATCACCATAGTTGTGTGGATCATTGCAACCTTCTTCAGTGTGCCTTATATATTTCTGAGAGATGCGGTGATGGATTCAAGAGATCACAACAAGACCAGATGCGACTTCAGCTTCCTCGATGACTCGGATGATAAAAGGAGAATCAATCTGGCTTTGTATGTTACTCGTTTCACCTTTGGATTTCTAGTACCCTTTGTGGTCATAACCACCTGCTACGTGATCATTTGCTTGAAGATCAAAGACAGAAACTGGTCCAATTCAAACCGGCCCTTCATAATCATTGTGGCTACCATCGTCACCTTCTTTGTGTGCTGGATGCCCTACCATGTCTTTAACTTTTTGAAGACTACCAACCTCCCGAAACAGTTTCTCAAAGTTGGGTACAGGATATCCACCAGCATAGCCTACCTTAATAGCTGCCTCAACCCTCTTATGTACCTTTTTGTGGGCTACAGTTTCAGGGAAAGGGGGGGAGTATCTCTACTTTCAGCCCTCAAGAGTGTTTTTGCTGATGAACCAAACCAGATAAAACTGAACTTAAGTTCTGAGAGTCTGCGTCTGACGCTACGTAAAATGACTGGTACATTCACTAGTAAAGAATAA
- the LOC117433913 gene encoding myelin-associated glycoprotein-like isoform X2: MLWFQKLLLQCAFLEVICFSFVYNTRNWAKIPTHVSALKGSCVVIPCLFNFSRFDEYAKDVLGMWQYENFGKYINHPNPLEVVSNFKGRTDLIGDLQKHNCTLKIDAVKVDDTGPFCFRFEVPEIDRASYINHMVLIHVKDSPDVPSINRLSDVKAGIDLAVTCSVPHTCPSNPPAITWSRTNATLTVHHKATGNAMWEVSSVLKFIPLASDHMNRLTCTAQYWGGQQANISVLLNVKYKPAILSESACTVDITGQVTCQCIVDSNPPPLIEWRVSDSILNESNTGLKSFSVNNSRGEQNTVTIGVLQGGVAFTANIFCSATNTLGKASLSFTRPMSDLFIYITISVVAAVLIIAIVAAVRRLRIKRSERKQQAPEIAFRNNYGNTQGDIANDIYQNAQLETKSGTPDGFTNDVYANVQAFKVVEDIYENVDANIGPYKDYRTNRHK, translated from the exons ATGTTATGGTTTCAAAAACTACTGCTGCAGTGTGCTTTTCTAGAAG tgatATGTTTCTCCTTTGTATACAATACTCGAAACTGGGCAAAAATACCAACACATGTATCAGCACTGAAAGGGTCCTGTGTCGTTATACCGTGTTTATTTAACTTTTCTCGTTTTGACGAATATGCTAAAGACGTGCTTGGCATGTGGCAATATGAGAATTTtggaaaatacataaatcaccCTAACCCTTTGGAAGTAGTGAGCAATTTTAAGGGACGTACAGACCTGATTGGAGATTTGCAAAAGCATAATTGCACTCTGAAGATTGATGCAGTGAAAGTCGACGACACTggtccattttgttttagattcgAAGTTCCAGAGATTGATCGGGCATCATATATAAATCATATGGTATTGATCCACGTTAAAG ATTCTCCAGATGTACCCTCAATAAATCGCTTGTCAGATGTCAAAGCCGGGATTGATTTAGCTGTGACTTGCTCGGTTCCTCACACTTGCCCATCAAACCCGCCTGCTATTACCTGGAGCCGCACCAATGCCACTTTGACAGTTCACCACAAAGCAACAGGGAATGCAATGTGGGAAGTGTCTTCAGTCCTCAAATTCATACCATTAGCGAGTGACCACATGAATCGCCTGACATGCACTGCCCAATACTGGGGAGGACAGCAAGCAAATATCTCTGTCTTGTTAAATGTcaaat ACAAGCCAGCGATTCTGTCGGAATCAGCCTGCACCGTTGACATCACAGGACAGGTGACTTGTCAGTGCATCGTGGATTCCAACCCCCCACCTTTGATTGAGTGGCGTGTTTCTGACAGCATCCTGAATGAGTCTAACACCGGTCTGAAATCGTTTTCCGTTAATAACAGCAGAGGAGAGCAGAACACAGTCACAATAGGAGTTCTGCAGGGAGGGGTGGCCTTCACAGCAAACATCTTCTGCTCTGCCACCAACACCCTGGGGAAAGCCTCACTGTCATTCACACGTCCAATGAGTG ATCTCTTCATATACATAACAATCTCTGTTGTGGCTGCTGTGTTGATTATAGCTATTGTGGCTGCAGTGAGACGACTGAGAATAAAGAGAAGCGA GAGGAAACAACAAGCCCCGGAAATTGCTTTCAGAAATAATTATGGAAATACTCAG GGTGATATCGCTAATGATATTTATCAAAATGCTCAG CTGGAAACAAAATCTGGAACCCCAGATGGTTTCACTAATGATGTTTATGCAAATGTTCAG gcatttaaAGTAGTTGAAGACATTTACGAGAATGTAGACGCCAACATTGGACCATACAAGGACTACAGAACGAATCGCCACAAATAG
- the LOC117433913 gene encoding myelin-associated glycoprotein-like isoform X1 yields MLWFQKLLLQCAFLEGLDGMVNILTVICFSFVYNTRNWAKIPTHVSALKGSCVVIPCLFNFSRFDEYAKDVLGMWQYENFGKYINHPNPLEVVSNFKGRTDLIGDLQKHNCTLKIDAVKVDDTGPFCFRFEVPEIDRASYINHMVLIHVKDSPDVPSINRLSDVKAGIDLAVTCSVPHTCPSNPPAITWSRTNATLTVHHKATGNAMWEVSSVLKFIPLASDHMNRLTCTAQYWGGQQANISVLLNVKYKPAILSESACTVDITGQVTCQCIVDSNPPPLIEWRVSDSILNESNTGLKSFSVNNSRGEQNTVTIGVLQGGVAFTANIFCSATNTLGKASLSFTRPMSDLFIYITISVVAAVLIIAIVAAVRRLRIKRSERKQQAPEIAFRNNYGNTQGDIANDIYQNAQLETKSGTPDGFTNDVYANVQAFKVVEDIYENVDANIGPYKDYRTNRHK; encoded by the exons ATGTTATGGTTTCAAAAACTACTGCTGCAGTGTGCTTTTCTAGAAG GACTAGACGGCATGGTAAACATTCTGACTG tgatATGTTTCTCCTTTGTATACAATACTCGAAACTGGGCAAAAATACCAACACATGTATCAGCACTGAAAGGGTCCTGTGTCGTTATACCGTGTTTATTTAACTTTTCTCGTTTTGACGAATATGCTAAAGACGTGCTTGGCATGTGGCAATATGAGAATTTtggaaaatacataaatcaccCTAACCCTTTGGAAGTAGTGAGCAATTTTAAGGGACGTACAGACCTGATTGGAGATTTGCAAAAGCATAATTGCACTCTGAAGATTGATGCAGTGAAAGTCGACGACACTggtccattttgttttagattcgAAGTTCCAGAGATTGATCGGGCATCATATATAAATCATATGGTATTGATCCACGTTAAAG ATTCTCCAGATGTACCCTCAATAAATCGCTTGTCAGATGTCAAAGCCGGGATTGATTTAGCTGTGACTTGCTCGGTTCCTCACACTTGCCCATCAAACCCGCCTGCTATTACCTGGAGCCGCACCAATGCCACTTTGACAGTTCACCACAAAGCAACAGGGAATGCAATGTGGGAAGTGTCTTCAGTCCTCAAATTCATACCATTAGCGAGTGACCACATGAATCGCCTGACATGCACTGCCCAATACTGGGGAGGACAGCAAGCAAATATCTCTGTCTTGTTAAATGTcaaat ACAAGCCAGCGATTCTGTCGGAATCAGCCTGCACCGTTGACATCACAGGACAGGTGACTTGTCAGTGCATCGTGGATTCCAACCCCCCACCTTTGATTGAGTGGCGTGTTTCTGACAGCATCCTGAATGAGTCTAACACCGGTCTGAAATCGTTTTCCGTTAATAACAGCAGAGGAGAGCAGAACACAGTCACAATAGGAGTTCTGCAGGGAGGGGTGGCCTTCACAGCAAACATCTTCTGCTCTGCCACCAACACCCTGGGGAAAGCCTCACTGTCATTCACACGTCCAATGAGTG ATCTCTTCATATACATAACAATCTCTGTTGTGGCTGCTGTGTTGATTATAGCTATTGTGGCTGCAGTGAGACGACTGAGAATAAAGAGAAGCGA GAGGAAACAACAAGCCCCGGAAATTGCTTTCAGAAATAATTATGGAAATACTCAG GGTGATATCGCTAATGATATTTATCAAAATGCTCAG CTGGAAACAAAATCTGGAACCCCAGATGGTTTCACTAATGATGTTTATGCAAATGTTCAG gcatttaaAGTAGTTGAAGACATTTACGAGAATGTAGACGCCAACATTGGACCATACAAGGACTACAGAACGAATCGCCACAAATAG